Proteins found in one Nitrosopumilus maritimus SCM1 genomic segment:
- a CDS encoding integrase repeat-containing protein, whose amino-acid sequence MTIRKNMKFKSFKNARDYVHSLKLKNEREWILFCKSNKKPQDIPSVPRKHYAKKWKGLGDWLGTYTVAPQNKKFRSFKDARKFAHSLNLRTYYDWLEFCKSNKKPQDIPSVPRQYYTKEWKGFGDWLGTYTVAPQNKKFRPFNQARMFARKLKLCNYLQWVQYYKTFQLPADIPTTPNRTYKNKGWAGWPDWLGTRNNILEKDEKPIS is encoded by the coding sequence GTGACAATTAGAAAAAATATGAAATTCAAATCTTTTAAGAATGCACGAGATTATGTACACAGTTTAAAATTAAAAAATGAACGTGAATGGATTTTGTTTTGTAAATCAAACAAAAAACCTCAGGACATCCCATCTGTTCCACGAAAACATTATGCAAAAAAGTGGAAGGGGTTAGGGGATTGGCTTGGGACTTATACCGTAGCTCCACAAAACAAAAAATTTAGATCATTTAAGGATGCGAGAAAATTTGCACATTCACTTAATTTAAGAACTTATTATGACTGGTTAGAATTTTGTAAATCAAACAAAAAACCTCAGGACATCCCATCTGTTCCACGACAGTATTATACAAAAGAGTGGAAAGGGTTTGGGGATTGGCTTGGGACTTATACCGTAGCTCCACAAAACAAAAAATTCAGACCATTTAATCAAGCTAGAATGTTTGCAAGAAAATTAAAACTTTGTAATTATCTTCAATGGGTGCAATATTACAAAACATTTCAGCTACCTGCAGATATACCTACAACTCCCAATAGAACATACAAAAACAAAGGATGGGCCGGATGGCCTGATTGGCTTGGGACTAGAAACAACATCTTAGAAAAAGATGAAAAGCCTATTTCATAG
- a CDS encoding DsbA family protein has protein sequence MDIIDIVKNNKTTLIASIVLVIAIALYFTEIQAKNNSDLGETNSLDAKILPETEISKDDDPLLGNPDAPISIIEFSDYQCPFCARFYTQTLPTLESEYIEKGKVNFIYRDFPIQNHPNARPAALASECADEQEQFWEYHDILFKKQDMWKRLDLDTVTSTFKEYAEELNLNQEMFDSCLDSEKYSDEVDSDFADGRSYKISGTPTFFIGNEETGYSSVFGAKSFYEFQEIIEEKLDKLEK, from the coding sequence ATGGATATAATAGATATTGTAAAAAATAACAAAACTACTCTTATTGCTAGTATTGTTCTTGTGATTGCTATTGCACTGTATTTTACAGAAATTCAAGCAAAAAATAATTCAGATTTGGGAGAAACTAACAGTTTAGATGCAAAAATATTGCCCGAAACAGAAATTTCAAAAGATGATGACCCACTATTGGGAAATCCCGATGCTCCAATATCCATAATTGAATTTTCAGACTATCAGTGTCCTTTTTGTGCTAGATTTTACACTCAAACGTTACCTACCTTAGAATCAGAGTATATTGAAAAAGGCAAAGTCAATTTTATCTACCGTGACTTTCCAATACAAAATCATCCAAATGCAAGGCCTGCAGCCTTGGCATCAGAATGTGCCGATGAGCAAGAACAATTTTGGGAGTATCATGATATTTTATTTAAGAAGCAAGATATGTGGAAAAGATTAGATCTTGATACAGTAACTTCTACATTCAAAGAGTATGCAGAGGAATTGAATTTGAATCAAGAAATGTTTGATTCTTGTCTTGATTCAGAAAAATATTCAGATGAAGTGGATTCAGATTTTGCAGATGGACGTAGTTATAAAATTTCAGGCACACCAACATTTTTTATTGGAAATGAGGAGACAGGGTATTCTTCAGTTTTTGGTGCAAAATCATTTTATGAATTTCAAGAAATAATAGAAGAAAAATTAGATAAATTGGAAAAATAG
- a CDS encoding virginiamycin B lyase family protein: MNKSKYLIIIASTIVLAAVGLYAYDELIEDKESKIQETRSEITIQTEPESIEIVELTGTPLDNYSPEERDQHCGKSDFKSTRYIEEFEIPTPCTQPLSIITDSEDNVWFVQSNTGNVAMFDPITKEFVEYQNDQWNLKTASMMWGITITEDNEIWFTDETNDYIWRFSIDDKTYSKIDFPSEIENAFPQKLEYHNGYFLINDFTGNRIVILNHENLDNGETEYAVIATPSGFFTSQTSVDDDENIWFVIWKYQKEAILIKTNFETRETENFILPSSISAPNGVSVGPAGNVWIADTASSSFYRFSPNDNKVIEFVTSDAPIWTFGNSSGLIKTPITRPYWNSFDSNGNMWFNQQTANRLAVFDPVSESLLEYDIPSKNPGWADCGELVDCGTAQSFDFTVQNGQVWFTEWVENNIGVLDTSVDIPVTLDVEQNEIEIKQGEQKKIFLTIKPQEKQKVELFLSTSTNSELIGTETNTEPISISEQSQIPVTILVDENAHQGDYKILLSAHLLDVVVSEYVTVKVI; this comes from the coding sequence GTGAATAAATCAAAATATCTAATCATTATTGCCAGTACAATAGTGCTAGCAGCAGTCGGATTATACGCCTATGATGAATTAATAGAAGACAAGGAATCCAAAATACAAGAGACTCGATCAGAAATAACAATACAAACAGAACCTGAATCAATTGAGATTGTAGAGCTTACAGGAACACCACTGGATAACTATTCTCCTGAAGAACGAGATCAGCATTGTGGTAAATCAGATTTTAAATCAACTCGATATATTGAAGAGTTTGAGATCCCTACACCTTGTACTCAACCTCTTTCAATAATTACAGACTCTGAAGATAATGTATGGTTTGTTCAATCAAATACCGGAAATGTGGCAATGTTTGATCCAATAACAAAAGAATTTGTAGAATACCAAAATGATCAATGGAATTTGAAAACGGCATCAATGATGTGGGGAATAACAATAACTGAAGATAATGAGATATGGTTTACAGATGAAACAAATGATTACATTTGGAGGTTTTCAATTGATGACAAGACATATTCAAAAATAGACTTTCCTAGTGAAATAGAAAACGCTTTTCCACAAAAATTAGAATATCATAATGGATATTTCCTGATAAATGATTTTACAGGAAATCGAATTGTAATTTTAAATCATGAAAATTTGGATAATGGAGAAACAGAGTATGCAGTAATTGCAACACCCTCAGGATTCTTTACTAGTCAGACATCCGTTGATGACGATGAAAACATTTGGTTTGTGATCTGGAAATACCAAAAAGAAGCAATTTTGATTAAAACAAATTTTGAAACACGCGAAACTGAAAATTTCATTCTTCCATCTAGCATTAGTGCACCAAATGGAGTTTCAGTTGGGCCTGCAGGAAATGTGTGGATTGCAGATACTGCAAGTAGTTCATTTTACAGATTCAGCCCAAATGATAACAAAGTAATTGAATTTGTTACATCTGATGCACCAATATGGACATTTGGAAATTCGTCAGGATTGATTAAAACACCAATTACTAGACCGTATTGGAATTCATTTGATTCAAATGGAAACATGTGGTTTAACCAACAAACAGCAAATAGATTAGCGGTGTTTGACCCTGTTTCAGAGTCATTATTAGAGTACGATATTCCGTCTAAAAATCCGGGATGGGCAGATTGTGGAGAACTGGTAGACTGTGGGACAGCACAAAGTTTTGATTTTACAGTTCAAAACGGGCAGGTTTGGTTTACAGAATGGGTTGAAAACAATATCGGGGTTTTAGATACCTCAGTAGACATTCCTGTAACATTAGATGTAGAACAAAATGAGATTGAGATTAAACAGGGTGAGCAGAAGAAAATCTTTCTTACAATAAAGCCACAAGAAAAACAAAAAGTGGAATTATTTTTATCTACATCTACCAATTCGGAATTGATTGGAACAGAAACAAATACAGAACCCATATCAATTTCAGAACAAAGTCAAATTCCAGTCACAATACTTGTTGATGAAAATGCACATCAAGGAGATTATAAAATTCTATTAAGTGCACATCTTTTAGATGTAGTTGTATCAGAATATGTTACAGTCAAAGTAATTTAG
- a CDS encoding S1C family serine protease, which yields MYESKISLGGLSIVSAVVLVATIFSASFVPGIVNVTAETTSSEILDSEVRDKSIKNSPDNLSLTQIFEQSESGIVSIAVTKSSIINSGGVGSGFVYDDTGNIITNSHVVENAKKIIVTFIDGRSYNAKVVGTDAYSDLAVIKINVDESILDPLILGNSDSIKVGERVTAIGNPYGLSGSMTAGIVSQIGRLIPSQNSGFTIPDVIQTDAAINPGNSGGPLLNMKGDVVGVTTAIYSRDGGFSGVGFAIPSNTVNKIIPFLIKDGSYNHPWVGITSINITPDIADILELEDATGIMIMNVVKDGPADKSDLMGSSEIIEKNGIQYTLGGDVILAIDDVEVRKVDDLITHLQKEKSVGDTTTLKILRDDKIIFKDILLEKRPD from the coding sequence ATGTATGAATCAAAGATTTCACTTGGAGGATTATCTATAGTTTCGGCAGTTGTGCTTGTTGCGACGATCTTTTCTGCTTCATTCGTTCCTGGAATCGTGAATGTAACTGCTGAAACCACATCCTCTGAGATCCTAGATTCCGAAGTAAGAGACAAATCTATCAAGAATTCCCCTGATAATTTGTCTCTTACTCAAATTTTTGAACAATCTGAATCTGGAATTGTAAGCATTGCAGTAACAAAATCATCAATAATAAATTCTGGTGGAGTCGGATCAGGTTTTGTATATGATGACACAGGAAATATCATTACTAATAGCCATGTTGTAGAAAATGCAAAGAAAATAATTGTGACATTTATTGATGGAAGATCATATAACGCCAAAGTTGTTGGTACTGATGCATATTCTGATTTGGCAGTAATTAAAATAAATGTTGATGAATCTATTCTTGATCCTTTGATTCTAGGTAATTCTGATTCGATTAAAGTAGGAGAAAGGGTCACAGCAATTGGCAATCCTTATGGATTATCTGGTTCTATGACTGCTGGAATTGTAAGTCAAATTGGTAGATTGATTCCATCGCAAAATTCTGGTTTTACTATTCCTGATGTGATTCAAACTGATGCAGCTATTAATCCAGGAAATTCAGGAGGCCCATTACTAAACATGAAAGGAGATGTGGTGGGAGTAACTACTGCAATATATTCTCGTGATGGTGGCTTTTCTGGTGTAGGCTTTGCGATCCCATCAAATACTGTAAACAAAATCATCCCTTTTTTGATTAAAGACGGTTCATACAACCATCCTTGGGTTGGTATTACTAGCATAAACATCACTCCTGATATTGCTGATATTTTAGAACTAGAAGACGCAACAGGTATTATGATAATGAATGTAGTAAAAGATGGTCCTGCAGATAAATCTGATTTAATGGGATCATCTGAAATTATAGAAAAAAATGGAATACAATACACTTTAGGAGGTGATGTAATTCTGGCAATTGATGATGTTGAGGTAAGAAAGGTTGATGATCTTATAACTCATTTACAAAAGGAAAAATCTGTAGGCGATACTACTACTTTGAAAATTTTACGTGATGATAAGATAATTTTCAAAGATATCTTGTTAGAGAAAAGACCTGACTAA
- a CDS encoding winged helix-turn-helix transcriptional regulator has product MRQKLTAKVNSETIQKILESTDQFKTVSEISTECKIPKSTTYRKIKYLQEIGMLEVTGFITDGGRINKYKCGKLLRYGKYNPKVKKILSIITSNPGICYNELQESSGIPNGTLSHYVSSMVKDSKIIVKRTSRRSWFFLPNAKPSEINLIINLRKETGKNILSFLLLNGSSTFSDIQKSTIKAPATISLTITHLVELGLVRRIPGTRPKYELTDRELTFECIKKLEPDTSDRLKERFADTFSYL; this is encoded by the coding sequence ATGAGACAAAAATTAACTGCAAAAGTGAATAGTGAAACGATACAAAAAATTCTAGAATCAACAGATCAATTCAAAACAGTGTCAGAGATAAGTACAGAATGTAAAATTCCAAAAAGTACAACATATCGTAAAATTAAATATCTTCAAGAAATAGGAATGCTAGAAGTAACAGGGTTTATTACAGATGGAGGACGAATTAACAAATACAAGTGTGGAAAATTGTTAAGATATGGAAAGTACAACCCCAAAGTAAAAAAAATTCTTAGTATTATTACATCAAATCCAGGTATATGCTATAATGAATTACAAGAAAGTTCAGGAATACCAAATGGCACTCTGAGTCATTATGTATCTAGTATGGTAAAAGACTCAAAAATCATTGTTAAACGTACATCACGTCGTTCATGGTTTTTTCTTCCTAATGCAAAACCATCAGAAATTAACCTAATAATTAATCTACGTAAAGAGACAGGTAAGAACATTCTATCATTTCTATTATTGAATGGTTCTTCAACATTTTCAGACATACAAAAATCTACAATTAAAGCACCTGCTACAATTTCACTTACCATTACTCACTTAGTAGAACTTGGATTAGTTAGACGCATACCAGGAACTCGTCCAAAATACGAATTAACAGATAGAGAACTTACCTTTGAATGTATTAAAAAACTTGAGCCAGATACTTCAGATAGACTCAAAGAAAGATTTGCAGACACATTTTCATATTTGTAA
- a CDS encoding PEFG-CTERM sorting domain-containing protein, whose protein sequence is MMGIVASSFVPTAFGHGLGGETHPPVTLDGRDVILSIDISPSVFDVEDPERYITINLKNAKSEAAVEHVTYAFEMIKDGKQIFRKLFHDDLGNLTIKTIYDNSNEIKVIGDKSPAIESWMRTATEPVIMTGPIFDSGGLYEYKVEILTVDSDFNFLDKRMELVGAISLAEHNTFQVTDSKENTHNVNVISYFDSVNNFKFDSNMISFSMPFDWNQDFEQLSVVHQEVRIAPEFSELLHTKYEAKVNDILLPAEVVTIDDYSLDGRTVHMVLNREDLNQIKEHAIQKSDSQMYFELGPGQGDGFPLEAVTPDYRYRVFLSWEPEVITPGEDVTFFVKTDEIFTDKTNKNIEYGIELIQNENTIFNKRVSGSVNTGKTDSFQYNFSPENVGTIKFRISEIEGFSLANVNFLVAINEPENAKFPIVLESVSASNPTNGKYLVDLTWFPNILSLGESEFIMSFYQKDTGLTTGDIAYDFVLIKNGTEIHRKSGLATGGGTFENFVFVEKEAGDVTIRIENIGGTDEYVEIAVNVAPEFPLGVSIILAIILISIVVLSKTKYVTNFQIKT, encoded by the coding sequence ATGATGGGAATTGTTGCCTCTAGCTTTGTTCCTACTGCATTTGGACATGGATTAGGTGGAGAAACTCATCCTCCCGTTACTCTAGATGGACGTGATGTGATATTATCTATTGATATTAGCCCCTCAGTTTTTGATGTAGAAGATCCTGAACGATACATTACAATCAACCTCAAAAATGCAAAAAGTGAAGCTGCTGTAGAACATGTAACTTATGCATTTGAGATGATAAAAGACGGTAAGCAAATTTTTAGAAAACTGTTTCATGACGATTTGGGAAATTTAACAATTAAAACAATCTATGATAATTCAAATGAAATCAAGGTTATAGGTGATAAATCCCCTGCAATTGAGTCATGGATGAGAACTGCAACAGAACCTGTGATAATGACTGGACCTATCTTTGATTCTGGAGGTCTTTATGAATATAAAGTAGAAATTCTTACTGTCGACTCTGATTTTAATTTCCTTGACAAACGAATGGAGTTAGTTGGTGCAATTAGTCTTGCTGAACATAATACTTTCCAAGTAACCGATTCAAAAGAAAATACTCATAACGTAAATGTAATTTCATATTTTGATTCGGTCAATAATTTTAAGTTTGATTCAAATATGATATCATTTTCTATGCCCTTTGATTGGAATCAAGACTTTGAGCAACTAAGCGTAGTGCATCAAGAAGTACGTATTGCTCCAGAATTTTCAGAGTTACTTCACACAAAATATGAAGCAAAGGTAAATGATATTTTATTACCTGCTGAAGTTGTTACAATTGATGATTACTCTCTTGATGGAAGAACAGTACACATGGTATTAAACAGAGAAGATCTAAATCAAATCAAAGAACATGCAATACAAAAATCAGATTCACAAATGTATTTTGAGTTAGGGCCTGGTCAAGGTGATGGATTTCCATTAGAAGCAGTTACACCTGATTATCGATATAGAGTTTTTCTGTCTTGGGAACCTGAAGTAATTACTCCCGGAGAAGATGTTACATTTTTTGTAAAAACAGATGAAATTTTCACTGATAAAACTAATAAAAATATAGAATATGGGATAGAACTAATTCAAAATGAAAATACTATATTCAACAAACGTGTTTCTGGCAGCGTAAATACTGGCAAGACAGACAGTTTTCAATACAATTTTTCTCCTGAAAATGTTGGAACAATAAAATTCAGAATATCTGAAATTGAAGGATTTTCATTGGCAAATGTCAACTTTTTAGTAGCGATAAATGAGCCTGAAAATGCCAAATTTCCAATTGTGCTTGAAAGTGTTTCTGCATCGAATCCAACTAATGGTAAATACTTGGTTGATCTTACATGGTTTCCAAATATTTTGAGTCTTGGTGAATCTGAATTCATAATGAGTTTTTATCAAAAAGATACTGGCTTAACAACAGGTGATATTGCCTATGATTTTGTATTAATCAAGAATGGTACTGAAATTCACCGTAAATCTGGACTTGCAACTGGTGGAGGAACTTTTGAGAACTTTGTGTTTGTTGAAAAAGAGGCTGGTGATGTCACAATCAGAATTGAAAATATTGGTGGTACTGATGAATATGTTGAGATTGCAGTTAACGTTGCACCTGAATTTCCATTAGGTGTTTCAATTATTCTTGCAATTATTTTAATTTCTATTGTTGTACTATCTAAAACAAAATATGTTACAAATTTTCAAATTAAGACTTGA
- a CDS encoding cupredoxin domain-containing protein encodes MQKKFFILFVVATSFLFTGNIQNSFAEDFVVSIPFGAFNPELNTPAKVWYDPPELSIVEGDTVTWVNDDREGHTVTSGSGAGRFDWMDAKNLGEPDGLFDSLRFMPDESWSYTFEKAGDYNYFCVIHPWMEGIIFVKPFIPDYPHDATGKKYEQFPTFLITPDGSIEINFSWEPRVIKTHEKTNFIYRFYDAIYDQPLRKLEYDIAILQNNQVLYKDEGAVSGAGGDYRQWIFEEPGPIIVKISNIKPYGSVAETQINLGPDATARLGDFTAMVYENYEKKTTTEKIVQPRDTLQFYYEIAVAMIIVPAIMLAVIVLYMKGKKPTYNYPERKASPV; translated from the coding sequence ATGCAAAAAAAATTTTTCATTTTGTTTGTTGTTGCAACAAGTTTTCTATTTACAGGAAACATACAAAATTCCTTTGCTGAGGATTTTGTTGTAAGTATTCCTTTTGGTGCATTTAATCCTGAACTAAATACCCCTGCTAAAGTTTGGTATGATCCACCTGAATTATCTATTGTTGAAGGGGATACTGTAACATGGGTAAATGATGATAGAGAAGGGCATACAGTTACCAGTGGCAGTGGTGCAGGAAGATTTGATTGGATGGATGCCAAGAATCTTGGTGAGCCTGATGGACTGTTTGATAGTTTAAGATTTATGCCAGACGAGTCTTGGTCATATACATTTGAAAAAGCTGGAGATTACAATTACTTTTGTGTAATTCATCCCTGGATGGAAGGAATTATTTTTGTGAAACCATTTATTCCTGATTATCCCCATGATGCTACAGGAAAAAAGTATGAACAGTTCCCTACATTTCTTATAACTCCTGATGGTTCAATTGAAATTAATTTTTCATGGGAACCTCGAGTCATTAAAACCCATGAAAAAACAAACTTCATCTATCGTTTTTATGATGCAATATATGATCAGCCATTAAGAAAGTTAGAATATGATATAGCTATTTTACAAAATAATCAAGTGTTATACAAAGATGAAGGCGCAGTATCAGGTGCGGGTGGGGATTACCGACAATGGATATTTGAAGAACCAGGCCCTATCATTGTTAAAATATCAAATATCAAACCTTATGGTTCTGTAGCAGAAACACAAATCAATCTTGGACCTGATGCCACTGCTAGATTAGGAGATTTTACAGCTATGGTTTATGAAAATTATGAAAAGAAAACTACTACTGAAAAAATTGTACAACCTCGAGATACTTTGCAATTTTATTATGAGATTGCCGTAGCAATGATTATAGTTCCTGCAATTATGTTGGCAGTTATAGTGCTATATATGAAAGGAAAAAAACCTACTTATAATTATCCTGAAAGAAAAGCGAGTCCTGTGTAA
- a CDS encoding cupredoxin domain-containing protein: MSTSILPVESYEFLFTEPQEVSYHCKSNPWMKGEISVKKSRF, encoded by the coding sequence TTGAGTACATCAATATTGCCAGTAGAATCATATGAATTTCTATTTACAGAACCTCAAGAAGTATCATATCATTGCAAGTCTAATCCATGGATGAAAGGCGAAATCTCAGTAAAGAAGAGTAGATTCTAG
- a CDS encoding DMT family transporter, with protein sequence MNFASINQTKFGYISAILAALLFGSVSAVAKPSLITIHPILLASLVYFLASLVATPLISKKNSSISFKDKWLLLTIAFSGAVIGPMLFFTGLENSSASNSALLLNGEIIFSVFLAILLFREKITTIGYLAVAIVIAGVILVTTDMEFSYSVFDVRNQGNFLIIGATLFWALDNNLSKILSTRLDIARIVQLKSLIGGSILLLLVFLLQIPINIELEHLPNILLLGIAGFGASIFLFLQGLKRIGTVKTIMIFSTSSVFGLIFAAIFLQEQISHVQIIAMGIILTGIYLLYKKQ encoded by the coding sequence TTGAATTTTGCATCAATTAACCAAACAAAGTTTGGATATATCTCAGCAATACTTGCTGCTTTATTGTTTGGTTCTGTATCTGCTGTTGCAAAACCATCACTAATTACAATACATCCAATATTGCTTGCATCTCTGGTCTATTTTCTAGCTTCATTGGTTGCAACTCCATTAATTTCAAAAAAGAATTCTTCAATTTCTTTCAAAGACAAATGGTTATTGCTAACTATTGCCTTCTCAGGTGCAGTAATTGGACCAATGTTATTTTTCACAGGATTGGAAAATTCAAGTGCTTCAAATTCTGCATTATTGCTAAATGGGGAAATCATCTTCTCAGTATTTCTTGCAATCTTGTTGTTTAGAGAAAAAATTACTACGATTGGTTATCTTGCTGTTGCAATAGTGATTGCAGGAGTGATACTAGTAACTACGGATATGGAATTTTCTTATTCTGTATTTGATGTTAGGAATCAAGGAAATTTTCTCATTATTGGAGCCACTTTGTTTTGGGCTTTAGATAACAATCTAAGCAAAATCCTAAGCACACGATTAGATATTGCAAGAATTGTTCAACTAAAATCTCTAATTGGAGGTTCTATTCTTTTGCTATTGGTATTTTTACTGCAAATTCCTATCAACATAGAATTAGAACATCTACCAAACATCCTACTTTTAGGAATTGCAGGATTTGGTGCATCTATCTTTCTATTTTTACAGGGTTTGAAAAGAATTGGAACTGTAAAAACAATAATGATCTTTTCAACATCTTCTGTTTTTGGTCTTATCTTTGCAGCAATATTTTTGCAAGAACAAATCAGCCATGTCCAAATAATTGCAATGGGGATAATCTTAACTGGGATCTATCTTTTGTACAAAAAACAATAA
- a CDS encoding YnfA family protein, translated as MSEQSKNFFTSILLFFLAGLCEIGGGYLVWLWIREDFGFVLGAVGGFVLFLYGIVPTFQKTHFHRIYAAYGGVFIVMSVFWGWLIDGVQPDNYDIIGTIIAVIGVLMIFYYPRKGEKIWLK; from the coding sequence ATGAGCGAGCAATCAAAGAATTTTTTTACTTCGATTCTGTTATTTTTTCTAGCCGGTCTTTGTGAGATTGGCGGAGGATATTTGGTATGGCTCTGGATTCGTGAAGATTTTGGTTTTGTATTAGGAGCAGTTGGTGGTTTTGTATTATTTTTGTATGGAATAGTTCCAACATTTCAGAAAACTCACTTTCATAGAATCTATGCAGCTTATGGAGGAGTCTTTATTGTAATGTCAGTGTTTTGGGGTTGGTTAATTGACGGTGTACAACCTGACAACTATGACATCATTGGGACAATAATTGCAGTAATTGGAGTCTTGATGATTTTCTACTATCCAAGAAAAGGAGAAAAGATTTGGTTGAAGTAG
- a CDS encoding YnfA family protein, with amino-acid sequence MVEVASTVGVFFFAALLEIGGGYLVWKWLRDHKGKVLGLIGGLVLFSYGIVMTLQPADFGKVYATYGGIFVVSSIIWGYWVDKKRPDRYEVIGSVVVLIGVTIMFYWPR; translated from the coding sequence TTGGTTGAAGTAGCATCAACTGTTGGAGTGTTCTTTTTTGCGGCACTCTTGGAAATTGGCGGAGGATATTTGGTATGGAAATGGTTGCGTGATCATAAAGGAAAAGTTCTAGGATTAATTGGAGGTTTGGTCTTGTTTTCTTATGGGATTGTAATGACTTTGCAGCCAGCAGATTTTGGCAAAGTCTATGCTACTTATGGCGGAATCTTTGTCGTATCATCAATAATTTGGGGATACTGGGTTGACAAGAAAAGACCAGACAGATATGAAGTGATTGGTTCAGTAGTTGTTTTGATTGGTGTTACAATCATGTTTTACTGGCCACGTTAG
- a CDS encoding Cdc6/Cdc18 family protein: protein MEHYVDKKALEKIVGDVRAQNSIFSDKSFLDNLSVTNSIIGRESESKKLVKFLLSYEKGLVVPLVSIYGRSGSGKSTIVQFVCQNLDVDFCYVNLRKAKTVFGCINLILSELGHENLKNAQGMNYAFGIFEKLILQKLEKSDNSIFVLCLDEFDTLFYDKRGKPSDFVYKIVVLVEKLRTLKRHMCIVTISNKVLSEFNLDDRVVSRIGTSEIYFDSYSQSDVLKIIRNRAKKSFLKKIDDDVLQYCADISSEEHGDARRAIDLLRTSGEIAGTENEKISKKHVDKAVSQLQKNQITTIISGGSYHFRLACAALSRLTYINDEGWHSTSDLFKQYQKIISPDTRQISYRRFSEMLVELVNSGIAVSKTESKGRHGYGSQFKLSVDPELIGNSCFPDWWPSVVESKKKKEAAAQASKRLKLLSSGRRSSSLGNLYRTLGF, encoded by the coding sequence GTGGAACATTATGTGGACAAAAAAGCGCTAGAGAAGATTGTAGGTGATGTACGTGCACAGAATTCTATATTTTCAGACAAGTCATTTCTTGACAATCTATCTGTCACAAACTCCATTATTGGAAGGGAATCTGAATCAAAGAAACTCGTAAAGTTCTTGCTATCTTATGAAAAGGGACTAGTTGTTCCACTTGTATCAATTTATGGAAGGAGTGGTTCAGGCAAGTCTACCATTGTTCAGTTTGTTTGCCAAAACTTGGATGTTGATTTTTGTTATGTCAATTTAAGAAAAGCAAAAACAGTTTTTGGATGCATTAATCTGATATTGTCTGAACTAGGCCATGAAAATCTCAAAAACGCTCAGGGCATGAATTATGCTTTTGGAATATTTGAGAAACTAATTTTACAAAAACTTGAAAAATCTGATAATTCTATTTTTGTATTATGTCTTGATGAATTTGATACGTTATTCTATGACAAACGAGGCAAGCCTTCGGACTTTGTTTACAAGATTGTTGTCCTAGTTGAAAAGCTTCGTACACTAAAAAGACACATGTGTATTGTAACTATATCAAACAAGGTATTATCTGAATTTAATTTAGATGACAGAGTAGTATCGAGAATTGGCACTTCTGAGATTTATTTTGATTCTTATTCTCAAAGTGATGTGTTAAAGATAATTCGTAATAGAGCAAAAAAATCATTTTTGAAAAAAATAGATGATGATGTTTTGCAGTATTGCGCTGATATCAGTTCTGAAGAGCACGGTGATGCAAGACGCGCAATTGATCTTCTAAGAACAAGCGGTGAGATTGCAGGAACTGAAAATGAAAAAATTTCAAAAAAACACGTGGATAAGGCAGTCTCCCAACTGCAAAAAAATCAAATAACTACTATCATCTCTGGAGGCTCGTATCATTTCAGGCTTGCATGTGCTGCACTCTCCAGACTCACATATATCAATGATGAAGGATGGCACAGCACATCTGATCTGTTCAAACAGTATCAGAAGATTATATCGCCTGATACTAGGCAGATATCCTATCGGAGGTTCTCTGAGATGCTAGTTGAATTGGTAAACTCTGGTATTGCAGTATCAAAGACAGAATCCAAGGGCAGACATGGATATGGCAGTCAGTTCAAACTTTCAGTTGATCCGGAACTAATTGGTAACTCTTGTTTTCCTGACTGGTGGCCTAGTGTTGTGGAATCAAAAAAGAAAAAAGAAGCTGCAGCACAAGCATCCAAACGACTCAAATTACTGTCTTCAGGAAGACGTAGTTCATCTTTAGGAAATTTGTATAGAACTCTTGGATTTTAA